One window of the Mycobacterium sp. SVM_VP21 genome contains the following:
- a CDS encoding IS607 family transposase, with translation MKLAEWARATGVHPQTAYRWFREGRMPVPARRLESGTIWVDAPAAGEAGHTVVYARVSSHDQRSDLDRQVARLTDWATSNGHVIGEVVTEVGSGVNGKRPKLRRILSDPSVCVVVVEHCDRLARFGVEHLEAALSAQGRKVIVADPGETTDDLVRDMIEVLTLMCARLYGRRGARNRAMRAVTATKHAEVVG, from the coding sequence GTGAAGTTGGCTGAGTGGGCGCGTGCGACTGGTGTGCATCCGCAGACTGCGTACCGGTGGTTCCGTGAGGGCCGGATGCCGGTGCCTGCTCGTCGGTTGGAGTCGGGGACGATCTGGGTCGATGCTCCGGCCGCAGGGGAGGCTGGTCATACCGTCGTCTATGCGCGGGTGTCTTCGCATGATCAGCGATCGGATCTGGACCGTCAGGTTGCACGACTGACTGATTGGGCTACCTCGAACGGGCATGTAATCGGCGAAGTTGTGACCGAGGTCGGGTCAGGGGTGAACGGGAAACGACCGAAGTTGCGTAGGATTCTGTCGGACCCATCTGTTTGCGTGGTGGTTGTGGAGCACTGTGACCGGTTGGCGCGCTTTGGGGTGGAGCACCTCGAAGCCGCATTGTCCGCGCAGGGCCGCAAGGTGATCGTCGCTGACCCCGGCGAGACCACCGATGACCTGGTGCGGGACATGATTGAGGTGCTGACCTTGATGTGCGCACGCCTGTATGGCCGCCGTGGCGCGCGGAACCGGGCTATGCGAGCGGTCACCGCAACCAAACACGCTGAGGTTGTTGGGTGA
- the eccB gene encoding type VII secretion protein EccB, giving the protein MPLSLSNRDQNSGHLFYNRRLRAATTKFSVRMKHDDRKQTAAIVLSIVLIFIGMGWMLLLNVLRPAGIVRTSSIVGDRDSGAIYARIDGRLYPALNITSARLAVGHAEVPTWVKPAEIAKYPTGPTIGIPGAPTSLVANTGAPSAWAVCDTAGSPRRAEPPVVTSIAGPLSTAGRAAPLAPGAAVLTRFQGATYVVWGGKRSQVDPADRAITLSLGIDPGLTVPVEMSRALFDALPSTEPLRVPVIPLAGTPSAWVPGSQVGAVLETRTAGGGSQFYVLVPDGVQKITSFVADLIRSANSFGSVAPLVVSPDKLVNIPEVSTLPVEYYPNSRLTFVDTTADPTTCVGWEKAPGDRQARITLYSGRGLPVSPAMDNRIVRLVRDDRSPTSVVANQVLVLPGATNFVTSTSELLDSDSRETLFWVSPNGVRFGIAGESETLRGLGLDPGSAQQAPWPLLRTFATGPELSRHAALLARDTVASTGAVQPVAPNDQQGVPGGH; this is encoded by the coding sequence ATGCCGCTGAGTCTGTCGAACCGGGACCAGAACTCCGGTCACCTGTTCTACAACCGACGACTGCGCGCAGCCACCACCAAATTCTCGGTGCGCATGAAGCACGACGACCGCAAACAGACCGCCGCCATCGTGCTCTCTATCGTGCTGATCTTCATCGGCATGGGCTGGATGCTGCTGCTGAACGTGCTGCGTCCGGCCGGGATCGTGCGCACATCGTCGATCGTCGGTGACCGCGACTCCGGTGCGATCTACGCGCGCATCGACGGGCGGCTGTACCCGGCGCTGAACATCACCTCGGCGCGGCTGGCGGTCGGCCACGCGGAGGTACCCACCTGGGTCAAACCCGCCGAGATCGCCAAATATCCGACCGGCCCCACGATCGGAATCCCCGGCGCCCCGACGTCATTGGTCGCCAACACCGGCGCCCCCTCGGCCTGGGCGGTCTGCGACACCGCGGGCTCTCCGCGCCGTGCCGAACCACCCGTGGTGACCTCGATCGCGGGCCCGTTGAGCACGGCCGGCCGCGCCGCCCCGCTGGCCCCGGGCGCAGCCGTGCTGACCCGCTTCCAGGGCGCCACCTACGTCGTCTGGGGCGGCAAGCGCTCCCAGGTGGATCCCGCCGATCGGGCGATCACGCTGAGCCTCGGCATCGACCCGGGCCTCACCGTTCCGGTGGAGATGTCGCGGGCGCTGTTCGATGCCCTGCCGAGCACCGAGCCGCTGCGCGTCCCGGTGATCCCCTTGGCGGGCACACCGTCGGCGTGGGTGCCAGGCTCCCAGGTCGGTGCGGTGCTGGAGACCCGGACAGCGGGTGGCGGCTCCCAGTTCTACGTGCTGGTGCCCGACGGGGTCCAGAAGATCACCAGTTTCGTGGCCGACCTGATCCGCAGTGCGAACTCGTTCGGGTCCGTGGCGCCGCTGGTGGTCAGCCCGGACAAGCTGGTCAACATCCCGGAAGTCAGCACGCTGCCCGTGGAGTACTACCCCAACAGCAGGCTCACGTTCGTCGACACCACCGCCGACCCGACCACGTGCGTGGGCTGGGAGAAGGCACCCGGCGACCGGCAGGCACGGATCACCCTGTACAGCGGGCGAGGCCTGCCGGTGTCGCCCGCGATGGACAACCGGATCGTCCGGTTGGTGCGCGATGACCGCAGCCCCACCTCGGTGGTGGCCAACCAGGTCTTGGTGTTGCCGGGCGCAACTAACTTCGTCACCTCGACCAGCGAACTGCTCGACTCCGATTCCCGCGAAACCCTGTTCTGGGTGTCGCCCAACGGTGTTCGGTTCGGCATCGCCGGCGAGAGCGAGACCCTGCGGGGCCTCGGACTGGATCCCGGCTCGGCGCAGCAGGCGCCGTGGCCGTTGCTGCGCACCTTCGCGACCGGTCCGGAACTGTCGCGGCATGCCGCGCTGCTGGCCCGCGACACCGTGGCGTCGACGGGCGCGGTGCAGCCGGTGGCCCCCAACGATCAGCAGGGCGTCCCGGGAGGGCACTGA
- the eccCa gene encoding type VII secretion protein EccCa, translated as MSKRAFVPVRLQVPEPKPVRVAPRAPDALPEREPRNLWVMIGMPALIVALIGTIVMLYVSGVRSLGSGMFPMVGMAGLGMLMFSGRFGRARKISWGEQEKNRRSYLRSLDSERDEIQKAVCAQRSSQELVHSNPQGLGAVIGGPQMWERRRSDPDFLDVRVGVGVQHAPDSVLSVQWPEIPIDEELEPVTGQALRDFILEQRKIRDIAKVVNLRSRPGFSFVGEDLDGVRSLLRSVLSGLAVFHNPLDLKLMVVTRHPELWSWMVWLPHNQHDELFDACGWRRLVFTSPTELEATLGADLHMKGKRGAWRPPSAPSPTTMGSALETGTDGHDLGPHWVIVDDNTGSPEAWESVVGRVGKEGITVLRVASRLGNGVGFARDEVFEVIGNPSRPMLRSGGKFFAHADQLSVPRAYRYARAMARWSPTASVDVADAGSGALELLRALGIDDARELNVDRLWAERRSRGDERWAEIPVGAKPNGELQNVVLRAKDFGGFGFHSVVIGTSGSGKSEFFLSLVYGIALTHSPETFNVIFVDMKFESAAQDILGIPHVSAALSNLGKDERHLAERMRRAIDGEIARRYRLFNSVGARDANDYEEIRLAGRDLEPVPILLVVIDEYLELFQNHPKWIDLIIHIGQEGRGANVFFMLGGQRLDLSSLQKVKSNIAFRVALRAESGDDSREVIGSDAAYHLPSKENGFGLLKVGPRDLDPFRCFYLSAPFVVPKRKSSTGKTLDMTLTKPRLYTWQYQPLDEVDAQALQDMSATDAEPDEFLLHADGFKKKKIVDVLRESLIAADRTAPHLPWLPPLEISESVDELVARYRGKPWDVDYGRNPGLVWPLAVRDIPEDAQQLVHCVDVLRSNVMVVGAKSRGKTTTLMTLMCSAALMYSPARLTFFCVGGATLGYAETLPHVADIVSPADREGVERTVATMAALISARQDTFRRDKIDINEFRERRFGSGGESLAGTDPNDPYGDVFLVIDDFSDLYAADTMLGDRIIALSGVGPEYGVHLMTSASGWIHGQRQTLLQNSDVRIQLRLQNPGENEMGTASLDARDAAKRTVNRPGFGLTESLHEMLIGVPELAAEDGARIGTRELGARVAEVAGVTKHATLKRLPPAVALSEILAYDVAQRPLAQTAPSIAFMIGEQHDLLPVPLMLSEHPGMMILGRALCGKSATLAAVGEAVMARFSPQDAQITIVDPKTGPLRDLQGAGYVNAYAYDQDEIDEVLTTLAQQVLLPRLPAKGLSQEELRALKPWEGPRHFVLIDDVQDLRPAQIHPAKPPVGAALWKLMERGRQIGLHVFTTRNSSNFGQLEMDPWVKTQRAAKVPTLFMDNDPQNKVNRMVRAQALPAGRGLLVNDSEVEGVLVGVPSSMIHDFEQQ; from the coding sequence ATGTCAAAGCGCGCATTCGTTCCGGTCCGTCTGCAGGTGCCCGAGCCCAAGCCGGTGCGGGTCGCGCCCCGCGCACCGGATGCCCTTCCCGAACGCGAGCCACGCAACCTGTGGGTGATGATCGGCATGCCCGCGCTGATCGTCGCGCTGATCGGCACCATCGTCATGCTCTACGTGTCCGGGGTGCGCAGCTTGGGTTCGGGCATGTTCCCGATGGTGGGCATGGCAGGTCTGGGCATGTTGATGTTCTCCGGGCGATTCGGGCGGGCCCGCAAGATCAGCTGGGGTGAGCAGGAAAAGAATCGGCGCAGCTATCTGCGTTCCCTCGACAGCGAGCGCGACGAAATCCAGAAGGCGGTCTGCGCCCAGCGCAGTTCCCAGGAGTTGGTGCACTCCAACCCGCAAGGCTTGGGCGCGGTCATCGGCGGGCCGCAGATGTGGGAACGTCGCCGCTCCGACCCGGACTTCCTTGATGTGCGGGTGGGCGTCGGCGTGCAGCATGCCCCCGACTCGGTGTTGTCGGTGCAGTGGCCGGAGATCCCGATCGACGAGGAGCTGGAGCCGGTCACCGGCCAGGCATTGCGTGACTTCATCCTCGAACAACGCAAGATCCGCGACATCGCGAAAGTGGTCAACCTGCGCTCCCGCCCCGGCTTCAGCTTCGTCGGCGAGGATCTCGACGGGGTCCGATCGTTGCTGCGTTCGGTGCTGAGTGGGCTGGCGGTGTTTCACAATCCGCTGGACCTCAAGTTGATGGTGGTGACCCGACACCCCGAGCTGTGGTCGTGGATGGTCTGGCTGCCGCACAACCAGCACGACGAGCTGTTCGACGCCTGCGGGTGGCGGCGCCTGGTGTTCACCAGCCCCACCGAACTCGAGGCGACGCTCGGCGCCGACCTGCACATGAAAGGCAAGCGCGGCGCCTGGCGGCCGCCGTCAGCGCCGAGTCCCACCACCATGGGCTCGGCATTGGAGACCGGCACTGACGGGCATGATCTGGGTCCGCATTGGGTGATCGTCGACGACAACACCGGAAGCCCCGAGGCCTGGGAGAGCGTCGTCGGGCGCGTCGGCAAGGAAGGCATCACGGTGCTGCGGGTCGCCTCCCGGCTCGGAAACGGCGTCGGGTTCGCCCGCGACGAGGTCTTCGAGGTGATCGGCAATCCTTCACGGCCCATGCTGCGCTCCGGCGGCAAGTTCTTCGCCCATGCCGACCAGCTGTCGGTGCCGCGCGCCTACCGGTACGCGCGGGCGATGGCACGCTGGTCCCCGACGGCCAGTGTCGATGTCGCCGACGCGGGCAGCGGCGCCCTGGAACTGTTGCGCGCGCTGGGAATCGACGACGCGCGTGAGCTCAACGTCGACCGACTGTGGGCCGAGCGACGCAGTCGCGGCGACGAGCGCTGGGCGGAGATCCCGGTCGGCGCCAAACCCAACGGCGAATTGCAGAACGTCGTGCTGCGCGCAAAAGACTTCGGCGGCTTCGGTTTCCACTCCGTGGTGATCGGCACCAGCGGCTCGGGCAAATCGGAGTTCTTCCTGTCCCTGGTGTACGGCATCGCGCTGACGCACTCGCCGGAGACCTTCAACGTGATCTTCGTGGACATGAAGTTCGAGTCCGCGGCCCAGGACATCCTCGGCATCCCGCATGTGTCGGCGGCGCTGTCCAACCTCGGTAAGGACGAGCGACACCTCGCCGAACGGATGCGCAGGGCCATCGACGGTGAGATCGCCCGGCGCTACCGCCTGTTCAACTCCGTCGGCGCGCGCGATGCCAACGACTACGAGGAGATCCGGCTGGCCGGCCGGGATCTGGAGCCGGTGCCGATCCTGTTGGTGGTGATCGACGAATACCTGGAGCTGTTCCAGAATCACCCGAAGTGGATCGACCTGATCATCCACATCGGCCAGGAAGGCCGCGGCGCCAACGTCTTCTTCATGCTCGGCGGGCAGCGCCTGGACCTGTCATCGTTGCAGAAAGTCAAGTCCAACATCGCCTTCCGGGTCGCACTGCGCGCCGAGTCCGGTGACGACAGCCGCGAGGTGATCGGCTCGGATGCCGCCTATCACCTGCCCTCGAAAGAGAACGGCTTCGGCCTTCTGAAAGTCGGCCCGCGCGACCTGGACCCGTTCCGATGCTTCTACCTGTCGGCGCCGTTCGTCGTCCCCAAGCGCAAGTCGTCGACGGGCAAAACCCTCGACATGACCTTGACCAAGCCGCGGCTCTACACCTGGCAGTACCAGCCGCTGGACGAGGTGGACGCCCAAGCGCTGCAGGACATGTCGGCCACCGACGCCGAGCCCGACGAGTTCCTCCTGCACGCCGACGGGTTCAAGAAGAAGAAGATCGTCGACGTGCTGCGCGAGTCCCTGATCGCCGCCGACCGCACGGCACCGCACCTGCCGTGGCTGCCCCCGTTGGAGATCTCCGAATCGGTCGATGAGCTGGTGGCCCGCTACCGGGGCAAGCCGTGGGACGTGGACTACGGCCGCAACCCCGGGCTGGTGTGGCCGCTGGCCGTCAGAGACATCCCCGAGGACGCCCAGCAGCTGGTTCACTGCGTCGACGTGTTGCGCAGCAACGTGATGGTGGTCGGCGCCAAGAGCCGCGGCAAGACGACGACACTGATGACGCTGATGTGTTCGGCGGCGCTGATGTATTCCCCGGCGCGGTTGACGTTCTTCTGCGTGGGCGGCGCCACACTGGGCTACGCCGAGACCCTGCCGCATGTGGCCGACATCGTCTCACCGGCTGACCGCGAGGGCGTGGAGCGCACTGTGGCGACCATGGCCGCGCTGATCAGCGCCCGCCAAGACACCTTCCGTCGCGACAAGATCGATATCAACGAATTTCGGGAGCGGCGCTTCGGTTCCGGCGGCGAAAGCCTCGCGGGCACCGATCCCAATGACCCGTACGGCGACGTGTTCCTGGTCATCGACGACTTCTCCGACCTCTACGCCGCCGACACCATGCTCGGCGACCGGATCATCGCCCTCAGTGGTGTCGGTCCCGAGTACGGCGTGCACCTGATGACCAGTGCTTCTGGCTGGATCCACGGCCAGCGCCAGACGCTGCTGCAGAACTCGGACGTACGCATCCAGCTGCGTCTGCAAAACCCGGGCGAGAACGAGATGGGTACGGCGTCTCTGGACGCCCGCGATGCCGCCAAGCGCACCGTGAACCGGCCCGGCTTCGGCCTGACCGAGTCGCTGCACGAGATGCTGATCGGGGTGCCGGAGCTGGCCGCCGAGGACGGCGCCCGGATCGGTACCCGAGAACTGGGGGCGCGGGTCGCCGAGGTCGCCGGGGTGACCAAGCACGCCACGCTCAAGCGGCTGCCGCCCGCGGTGGCGCTGTCGGAGATCCTGGCCTACGACGTGGCACAGCGTCCGCTCGCCCAGACCGCCCCGTCGATCGCGTTCATGATCGGCGAGCAGCACGATCTGCTGCCGGTGCCGCTGATGCTGTCCGAACATCCCGGGATGATGATTCTGGGGCGGGCCCTATGCGGCAAGAGCGCCACCCTGGCCGCCGTCGGCGAAGCGGTGATGGCGCGGTTCAGCCCGCAGGACGCCCAGATCACCATCGTCGACCCCAAGACCGGACCGTTGCGCGACCTGCAGGGCGCCGGCTACGTCAATGCCTACGCCTACGACCAGGACGAGATCGACGAGGTGCTGACCACGCTGGCCCAGCAGGTTCTGCTGCCCCGGCTGCCCGCCAAGGGCCTCAGCCAGGAGGAGCTGCGCGCACTCAAGCCTTGGGAGGGACCGCGCCATTTCGTGTTGATCGACGACGTGCAGGATTTGCGTCCGGCGCAGATCCATCCGGCCAAGCCCCCGGTGGGCGCGGCGTTGTGGAAGCTGATGGAGCGGGGCCGCCAGATCGGGCTGCACGTGTTCACCACCAGGAACTCGTCCAACTTCGGCCAGCTGGAGATGGACCCCTGGGTCAAGACGCAACGCGCCGCCAAGGTGCCCACTTTGTTCATGGACAACGACCCGCAGAACAAGGTCAATCGGATGGTGCGGGCACAGGCGTTGCCCGCGGGCCGGGGTTTACTGGTCAACGATTCCGAGGTGGAAGGTGTGCTGGTCGGAGTGCCTTCGTCGATGATCCACGATTTCGAGCAGCAATAA
- the tnpB gene encoding IS607 family element RNA-guided endonuclease TnpB, which yields MARFEIPDGWTAQAYRFALDPTQGQLRALASHAGAARFAHNHMLALVKAVMDQRAAERSYGVGESELTPVLGWSLPALRKVWNARKPTVAPWWGENSKEAYNTGLDGLARALDAWSASRRGQRAGKAVGFPRFKAARATKSVRFTTGVIRVEADRRHVTLPRLGAVRTHESTRKLARRMEAGTARILSATVRCDTAGRWHCALQVIVEAKMRPAHARRSAHRVVGVDVGVKADSLLVVATPDGREVARVPAPKSLTAAQSRLRILQRRAARQHGPYDPATKARRVPSKRWRATQARIGRVHAHAAAVRRDVLHKATTTLAQQHDVVVVETLNASGMRSKGGARKRGLNRALADAALAQIRRMLAYKCRWYGSHLIEAGRYFPSSKTCSACGGRKPNLTLADRVFECDDCGVRIDRDLGAAINLARLGEPPWGERSPAGSGPAAGRGATRETEPAPAGNAAGDETSNLHHQPVDQTGTTSPQGEAA from the coding sequence ATGGCTAGGTTCGAGATTCCCGACGGTTGGACCGCGCAGGCGTATCGGTTCGCGTTGGATCCCACGCAGGGGCAGTTGCGGGCGTTGGCGTCTCATGCTGGTGCGGCGCGGTTCGCGCACAATCACATGTTGGCGTTGGTGAAGGCCGTGATGGACCAGCGGGCGGCTGAGCGTAGCTACGGTGTGGGCGAGTCTGAGTTGACCCCGGTGTTGGGGTGGTCGTTGCCGGCGCTGCGCAAGGTCTGGAATGCGCGCAAGCCCACTGTGGCGCCGTGGTGGGGCGAGAACTCCAAGGAGGCCTATAACACCGGCCTGGACGGGTTAGCCCGCGCCTTGGACGCCTGGTCGGCCTCGCGGCGTGGTCAGCGTGCCGGCAAGGCGGTCGGATTTCCCCGGTTCAAGGCTGCTCGCGCAACGAAATCAGTGCGGTTCACGACCGGAGTCATCCGGGTCGAAGCTGACCGTCGCCATGTCACGTTGCCGCGGTTGGGTGCGGTCCGCACGCATGAATCGACCCGTAAGTTGGCCCGCCGGATGGAGGCCGGGACGGCGCGGATCTTGTCGGCCACCGTGCGCTGCGACACGGCCGGGCGCTGGCACTGCGCCCTGCAGGTGATCGTCGAAGCCAAGATGCGGCCTGCACACGCACGCCGTTCGGCTCATCGGGTGGTTGGTGTCGATGTCGGGGTGAAAGCCGACAGCTTGTTGGTGGTGGCCACCCCGGACGGGCGTGAGGTCGCCCGGGTGCCGGCGCCGAAGTCGTTGACCGCCGCCCAATCCCGGTTGCGAATATTGCAGCGCCGCGCTGCCCGCCAGCACGGCCCGTATGACCCGGCCACCAAGGCCAGGCGTGTGCCGTCGAAGCGGTGGCGGGCCACCCAGGCCCGCATCGGCCGCGTCCACGCCCATGCTGCGGCGGTGCGCCGCGACGTGTTGCACAAGGCCACCACCACTTTGGCCCAACAGCACGACGTTGTCGTGGTGGAGACCCTGAACGCCTCCGGCATGCGCTCCAAAGGTGGCGCCCGCAAACGCGGCCTGAATCGGGCGCTCGCTGATGCCGCCCTGGCACAGATCCGGCGCATGCTGGCCTATAAGTGCCGTTGGTATGGCAGCCATCTGATCGAGGCCGGCCGGTATTTTCCGTCGTCGAAGACGTGCTCGGCGTGTGGGGGGCGAAAGCCAAACCTCACCCTCGCCGATCGAGTTTTTGAGTGTGACGACTGCGGTGTGCGGATCGACCGTGATCTGGGTGCTGCGATCAACCTCGCCCGACTCGGCGAACCCCCTTGGGGTGAACGCAGTCCCGCCGGGAGTGGCCCGGCGGCAGGACGTGGAGCCACGCGTGAGACCGAACCCGCGCCAGCGGGCAACGCAGCCGGCGATGAAACGTCAAACCTGCACCACCAGCCGGTGGATCAGACGGGGACCACCTCACCGCAAGGCGAGGCTGCCTAA
- a CDS encoding DUF4226 domain-containing protein — translation MPDQLGAFAAAARTREEQLVQRLVTSVELDGRFEGILRGAHQHNVQARQRLDAIEAAIRQAAASWPGLDTPAGARQFQTFLVGKTREIHQVVSDAAADSQQRSAQVQALTERYRAPEDLASSGPKGPTGPDGANQSAQMVGFGHGIGNPQSPPFKPDPSDPPMPQPPTGHPLSELPPELGGRPSGETPQVPPVKFGPYWVPPEVAEAGTQWINNHVPNRTPAEWTQALSDTLGAGYAKGQQEQVIRVLQAAQAGQCSVDDAARSLFALGLDGLGVAGAVPLAEAPPIAIVAAAGALGDGVLNIGDIIRCLSGST, via the coding sequence ATGCCTGACCAGTTGGGCGCCTTCGCCGCTGCCGCCCGCACGCGAGAAGAGCAGTTGGTGCAGCGGCTGGTCACGTCGGTGGAACTCGACGGACGCTTCGAGGGGATCCTGCGCGGTGCGCACCAGCACAACGTGCAGGCGCGGCAGCGTTTGGATGCGATCGAGGCCGCGATCCGCCAGGCCGCCGCCAGTTGGCCGGGCCTGGACACCCCGGCCGGGGCCCGTCAGTTCCAGACCTTTCTCGTGGGCAAGACTCGGGAAATCCACCAAGTCGTCTCCGATGCCGCAGCGGATAGTCAGCAGCGGAGCGCGCAGGTGCAGGCGCTGACCGAGCGATACCGGGCTCCTGAAGATCTGGCGTCCAGTGGGCCGAAGGGGCCAACAGGCCCGGACGGCGCGAACCAGTCGGCGCAAATGGTCGGCTTTGGGCACGGCATTGGAAATCCGCAGTCACCTCCGTTCAAGCCGGACCCATCTGATCCGCCGATGCCGCAACCCCCCACCGGGCATCCGCTTTCGGAATTGCCGCCGGAACTCGGTGGTAGACCGTCGGGTGAGACCCCTCAGGTGCCACCGGTGAAATTTGGGCCATATTGGGTTCCCCCTGAAGTCGCGGAAGCAGGGACCCAGTGGATTAACAACCATGTTCCAAACCGGACTCCAGCGGAGTGGACGCAGGCATTGTCCGACACACTAGGAGCGGGCTACGCGAAGGGGCAGCAGGAGCAGGTGATCCGCGTACTGCAAGCGGCGCAGGCGGGCCAATGTAGCGTTGACGACGCAGCTAGAAGCCTTTTCGCGCTCGGATTGGATGGTTTGGGGGTCGCCGGCGCGGTACCGCTTGCGGAGGCTCCGCCGATCGCGATCGTCGCTGCCGCGGGGGCGCTGGGAGACGGTGTGCTGAATATCGGCGACATTATCCGGTGCTTGAGCGGATCAACGTAA